A region from the Mercenaria mercenaria strain notata chromosome 7, MADL_Memer_1, whole genome shotgun sequence genome encodes:
- the LOC128558528 gene encoding uncharacterized protein LOC128558528 isoform X1, which yields MILRLLVVFTAMMTVAVHVIYGVASSACYGTDASCDFYTMQCASQQVVRVRNLYAGYKNTTLYPVCGTEQHCSSSSTCCVLGGTDIREDFNLENTYNTYTNCSGRQSCTAIHAPWQQLQTTANGFTIYSSFIHLEYDCQEVSSKIQLCGGSSITSYAEIMFDGSMENFDHLKASKECRCNVTNFGEQQSVIFTTIDVRLESHYKRENQTSADCSSASFSSYVRSAKCVESDRHYADNFFYESSDNSQQTRIMAPWMISEIRLTDIHANGAWDSPAMVWLSLKAEEGKAFSLTCEEVIPAKFTTTTTTSTTTKSTFATTNITKPTQRTTVTTTTSKPTTTTMTTTPTSFQTTPKMTVELTPSYSSQTTPARGNRDSDRNESSSVTLALAIGLPAIVCMLVIASVLLFRNLRRISSSREQKPITNDTSLPHVYDYINEVNINPNTSIVLQRINPQQSEAQERPLSALSVASINEHVQPPDELPYDAPIQVTRPEHVYTALE from the exons TTGCTGTCCATGTCATTTACGGAGTTGCATCATCAGCATGCTACGGCACAGATGCAAGCTGTGATTTTTACACGATGCAATGTGCGTCGCAACAAGTCGTCAGAGTGCGCAACTTGTACGCGGGATACAAAAATACGACTTTGTACCCA GTATGCGGCACTGAACAACACTGTTCTTCCTCCTCAACTTGTTGTGTATTGGGAGGAACCGACATAAGAGAAGATTTTAATCTAGAAAATACATACAATACCTATACGAACTGTTCTGGCAGACAGAGCTGTACGGCAATCCATGCCCCTTGGCAACAGCTCCAAACAACCGCTAATGGTTTTACCATTTATTCGTCATTTATTCATCTGGAATATGACTGTCAGGAAG TATCatcaaaaatacaattatgtgGTGGATCTTCTATAACCAGCTACGCTGAGATTATGTTTGACGGGTCCATGGAGAACTTTGATCATTTGAAGGCCAGCAAAGAATGTCGGTGCAATGTCACTAATTTTGGAGAGCAACAGAGTGTTATATTTACAACAATAGACGTCCGACTGGAAAGCCATTATAAACGAGAAAATCAAACGTCTGCCGATTGCTCTTCAGCCTCGTTTTCGTCATACGTAAGAAGTGCAAAGTGCGTGGAGTCTGATAGGCATTATGCagataactttttttatgaaagcaGTGACAATTCCCAGCAAACACGAATTATGGCACCATGGATGATCTCAGAAATCAGATTGACGGACATACACGCAAACGGTGCATGGGACTCACCAGCAATGGTCTGGCTTTCTTTAAAAG CTGAAGAAGGCAAGGCTTTCAGTTTAACTTGCGAGGAAGTTATACCAGCTAAATTcacaacaactactactacttctactacaacAAAAAGCACATTCGCTACAACCAATATTACGAAACCAACACAAAGGACCACAGTCACAACTACAACTTCAAAACCGACGACTACAACCATGACTACTACCCCGACAAGCTTTCAAACCACGCCCAAAATGACAGTCGAATTGACCCCATCCTATTCCTCGCAGACGACTCCAGCGAGAGGTAACAGAG ATAGTGACAGGAATGAATCTAGCTCGGTAACTCTGGCGCTAGCTATAGGTTTACCTGCTATTGTTTGTATGCTCGTCATTGCATCAGTCTTGCTGTTTCGTAATTTGAGAAG aatatcatCAAGTAGAGAGCAGAAACCTATTACAAACGATACCTCTTTACCACATGTTTACGATTACATTAACGAAGTAAATATCAATCCAAACACATCTATTGTACTACAACGTATAAACCCGCAGCAATCCGAAGCTCAGGAGAGGCCATTATCCGCTTTATCTGTTGCCTCTATTAACGAACATGTGCAACCTCCAGACGAGCTCCCTTATGATGCACCTATACAAGTAACAAGGCCTGAACATGTGTATACAGCTCTGGAATAA
- the LOC128558528 gene encoding uncharacterized protein LOC128558528 isoform X3: MILRLLVVFTAMMTVAVHVIYGVASSACYGTDASCDFYTMQCASQQVVRVRNLYAGYKNTTLYPVCGTEQHCSSSSTCCVLGGTDIREDFNLENTYNTYTNCSGRQSCTAIHAPWQQLQTTANGFTIYSSFIHLEYDCQEAEEGKAFSLTCEEVIPAKFTTTTTTSTTTKSTFATTNITKPTQRTTVTTTTSKPTTTTMTTTPTSFQTTPKMTVELTPSYSSQTTPARGNRDSDRNESSSVTLALAIGLPAIVCMLVIASVLLFRNLRRISSSREQKPITNDTSLPHVYDYINEVNINPNTSIVLQRINPQQSEAQERPLSALSVASINEHVQPPDELPYDAPIQVTRPEHVYTALE, encoded by the exons TTGCTGTCCATGTCATTTACGGAGTTGCATCATCAGCATGCTACGGCACAGATGCAAGCTGTGATTTTTACACGATGCAATGTGCGTCGCAACAAGTCGTCAGAGTGCGCAACTTGTACGCGGGATACAAAAATACGACTTTGTACCCA GTATGCGGCACTGAACAACACTGTTCTTCCTCCTCAACTTGTTGTGTATTGGGAGGAACCGACATAAGAGAAGATTTTAATCTAGAAAATACATACAATACCTATACGAACTGTTCTGGCAGACAGAGCTGTACGGCAATCCATGCCCCTTGGCAACAGCTCCAAACAACCGCTAATGGTTTTACCATTTATTCGTCATTTATTCATCTGGAATATGACTGTCAGGAAG CTGAAGAAGGCAAGGCTTTCAGTTTAACTTGCGAGGAAGTTATACCAGCTAAATTcacaacaactactactacttctactacaacAAAAAGCACATTCGCTACAACCAATATTACGAAACCAACACAAAGGACCACAGTCACAACTACAACTTCAAAACCGACGACTACAACCATGACTACTACCCCGACAAGCTTTCAAACCACGCCCAAAATGACAGTCGAATTGACCCCATCCTATTCCTCGCAGACGACTCCAGCGAGAGGTAACAGAG ATAGTGACAGGAATGAATCTAGCTCGGTAACTCTGGCGCTAGCTATAGGTTTACCTGCTATTGTTTGTATGCTCGTCATTGCATCAGTCTTGCTGTTTCGTAATTTGAGAAG aatatcatCAAGTAGAGAGCAGAAACCTATTACAAACGATACCTCTTTACCACATGTTTACGATTACATTAACGAAGTAAATATCAATCCAAACACATCTATTGTACTACAACGTATAAACCCGCAGCAATCCGAAGCTCAGGAGAGGCCATTATCCGCTTTATCTGTTGCCTCTATTAACGAACATGTGCAACCTCCAGACGAGCTCCCTTATGATGCACCTATACAAGTAACAAGGCCTGAACATGTGTATACAGCTCTGGAATAA
- the LOC123554390 gene encoding uncharacterized protein LOC123554390 yields the protein MTISHKKKRIFISYILFIFCYTFVSLLIFDMYGGFHYKDGVPSSRPYDTEIGMFSFHEHLYDENGKLQAYKEISGYIMEIRIYMCTININKETCLISYRDYPATMKFVYIALFWHLLISLFIYTPISVLPPFSTKRICNLKEQTLDIITVSLFAFTCVFHVLGYIMYVQVIGNEIGFSWQDLTRVVYFGLANASFSPVVVVLLILLYKRRMHSNENGLVYVKYKKIKSTANNNPSQTAEQNASIQRPSRSQSSEKIYRPPDTQSVAGDIRNLVEKLWKPAKVGIGRDAKGLYHSSIDITDITLIGNDSVFQLYSKKKKMIEQFAASVGGKLNPPETYATVTSPIQTAGFGTLVQVLNCGINEYYLFHGTPIANLESIERYGFFMEKYKHSMLGKGIYFTEDPVKADQYTGKGDDVKDPLCCMILCRVLIGDGVIQRRNVKNPTMTSNATSAPCKTCLKPKPDCQCRKATKFDSVIFDGLLFREFVVYETCSCFPEFAILYKRVKSNVYPMIIG from the exons ATGACAATTTCGCATAAGAAGAAACGTATTTTTATAAGttatatcttattcattttctgCTACACTTTTGTATCtttattgatatttgatatgtacgGTGGTTTCCATTATAAAGATGGAGTTCCTTCTAGTAGACCATATGACACAGAAATCGGTATGTTTTCCTTTCATGAACATTTGTATGATGAAAACGGAAAGTTACAAGCATACAAAGAAATATCTGGATACATCATGGAAATACGAATTTATATGTGTACCATCAACATTAATAAAGAAACTTGTTTAATCTCGTATCGTG attatccAGCCACCATGAAATTTGTATATATTGCCTTGTTTTGGCATTTGCTAATATCTCTCTTCATTTACACACCAATTTCTGTTTTACCTCCTTTTTCAACGAAGCGAATATGCAATTTGAAAGAACAGACACTGGATATTATAACAGTTTCTTTGTTCGCTTTTACAT GTGTATTTCATGTTTTGGGATACATAATGTACGTGCAAGTGATAGGAAACGAAATAGGATTTTCATGGCAGGATCTGACACGAGTTGTCTACTTTGGGCTTGCAAATGCTAGTTTTAGTCCAGTGGTTGTAGTGCTTTTAATTCTGTTGTATAAAAGAC GCATGCATTCGAATGAAAACGGTTTGGTATACGTGAAGTATAAAAAGATTAAATCAACAGCAAATAATAATCCTTCCCAGACGGCAGAGCAAAATGCAAGCATTCAGAGACCCTCGCGATCCCAGAGTTCAGAAAAAATCTATCGTCCTCCAGACACACAAAGTGTTGCTGGTGATATTCGAAATTTAGTTGAAAAACTTTGGAAACCAGCAAAAGTTGGTATTGGACGTGATGCAAAAGGACTTTATCATTCATCAATTGATATCACAGACATAACATTAATCGGTAACGACAGTGTGTTTCAGCTCTACTCAAAGAAAAAGAAGATGATTGAACAGTTTGCAGCTTCTGTTGGTGGAAAACTAAATCCTCCAGAGACATATGCTACTGTAACCAGTCCTATCCAGACAGCTGGGTTTGGGACTTTAGTACAGGTTCTTAACTGTGGAATCAATGAGTATTATTTATTTCACGGAACACCAATTGCCAATCTTGAATCAATTGAACGGTATggatttttcatggaaaaatacaaacattcaATGTTAGGGAAAGGGATTTATTTCACTGAGGATCCCGTCAAAGCCGACCAGTATACAG GGAAAGGAGATGATGTTAAAGACCCACTATGTTGTATGATACTATGCAGAGTGCTGATAGGAGATGGTGTTATACAGAGACGTAATGTGAAAAACCCTACAATGACGTCAAATGCTACATCCGCCccgtgtaaaacatgtttaaaaccaaaACCAGACTGCCAGTGTAGAAAAGCTACAAAATTTGACTCTGTGATATTTGATGGGTTGTTATTTAGAGAGTTCGTtgtttatgaaacttgttcatgCTTTCCTGAATTTGCTATATTATACAAGAGAGTAAAAAGTAACGTCTATCCTATGATAATTgggtaa
- the LOC128558528 gene encoding uncharacterized protein LOC128558528 isoform X2: MILRLLVVFTAMMTVAVHVIYGVASSACYGTDASCDFYTMQCASQQVVRVRNLYAGYKNTTLYPVCGTEQHCSSSSTCCVLGGTDIREDFNLENTYNTYTNCSGRQSCTAIHAPWQQLQTTANGFTIYSSFIHLEYDCQEVSSKIQLCGGSSITSYAEIMFDGSMENFDHLKASKECRCNVTNFGEQQSVIFTTIDVRLESHYKRENQTSADCSSASFSSYVRSAKCVESDRHYADNFFYESSDNSQQTRIMAPWMISEIRLTDIHANGAWDSPAMVWLSLKAEEGKAFSLTCEEVIPAKFTTTTTTSTTTKSTFATTNITKPTQRTTVTTTTSKPTTTTMTTTPTSFQTTPKMTVELTPSYSSQTTPARDSDRNESSSVTLALAIGLPAIVCMLVIASVLLFRNLRRISSSREQKPITNDTSLPHVYDYINEVNINPNTSIVLQRINPQQSEAQERPLSALSVASINEHVQPPDELPYDAPIQVTRPEHVYTALE, encoded by the exons TTGCTGTCCATGTCATTTACGGAGTTGCATCATCAGCATGCTACGGCACAGATGCAAGCTGTGATTTTTACACGATGCAATGTGCGTCGCAACAAGTCGTCAGAGTGCGCAACTTGTACGCGGGATACAAAAATACGACTTTGTACCCA GTATGCGGCACTGAACAACACTGTTCTTCCTCCTCAACTTGTTGTGTATTGGGAGGAACCGACATAAGAGAAGATTTTAATCTAGAAAATACATACAATACCTATACGAACTGTTCTGGCAGACAGAGCTGTACGGCAATCCATGCCCCTTGGCAACAGCTCCAAACAACCGCTAATGGTTTTACCATTTATTCGTCATTTATTCATCTGGAATATGACTGTCAGGAAG TATCatcaaaaatacaattatgtgGTGGATCTTCTATAACCAGCTACGCTGAGATTATGTTTGACGGGTCCATGGAGAACTTTGATCATTTGAAGGCCAGCAAAGAATGTCGGTGCAATGTCACTAATTTTGGAGAGCAACAGAGTGTTATATTTACAACAATAGACGTCCGACTGGAAAGCCATTATAAACGAGAAAATCAAACGTCTGCCGATTGCTCTTCAGCCTCGTTTTCGTCATACGTAAGAAGTGCAAAGTGCGTGGAGTCTGATAGGCATTATGCagataactttttttatgaaagcaGTGACAATTCCCAGCAAACACGAATTATGGCACCATGGATGATCTCAGAAATCAGATTGACGGACATACACGCAAACGGTGCATGGGACTCACCAGCAATGGTCTGGCTTTCTTTAAAAG CTGAAGAAGGCAAGGCTTTCAGTTTAACTTGCGAGGAAGTTATACCAGCTAAATTcacaacaactactactacttctactacaacAAAAAGCACATTCGCTACAACCAATATTACGAAACCAACACAAAGGACCACAGTCACAACTACAACTTCAAAACCGACGACTACAACCATGACTACTACCCCGACAAGCTTTCAAACCACGCCCAAAATGACAGTCGAATTGACCCCATCCTATTCCTCGCAGACGACTCCAGCGAGAG ATAGTGACAGGAATGAATCTAGCTCGGTAACTCTGGCGCTAGCTATAGGTTTACCTGCTATTGTTTGTATGCTCGTCATTGCATCAGTCTTGCTGTTTCGTAATTTGAGAAG aatatcatCAAGTAGAGAGCAGAAACCTATTACAAACGATACCTCTTTACCACATGTTTACGATTACATTAACGAAGTAAATATCAATCCAAACACATCTATTGTACTACAACGTATAAACCCGCAGCAATCCGAAGCTCAGGAGAGGCCATTATCCGCTTTATCTGTTGCCTCTATTAACGAACATGTGCAACCTCCAGACGAGCTCCCTTATGATGCACCTATACAAGTAACAAGGCCTGAACATGTGTATACAGCTCTGGAATAA